The Gracilibacillus caseinilyticus genome segment GTGTCTACTTTTGCCGCTAAAGCATTGGTCATTTGTTCTCCATCTTTAGTCTTTACTACTAATTCATTCATTTTTTCTAAACCTTCATGGCTGCGTTCCAATACTTCTACTGCATGATTTTCCATGACGCCATTATTTTGATAGACGTTTTCTACTTCATCATGAATGCTAGCTGCCAATGTGTTGCCTCTTTCTGCTTCGTCAGTTAATCCGGTGGCACCGCTGGCTATTTCCTCTGACGCTGCAGCAACCTCTTTAGCGGACTGGGATTGCATTTGTGAGATATCTGTTAACTCGATTGCGGCTTCCAGTACTTTATTAGCAGATGTTCTCGTCTGATTCATCATTACTCCAATATTTTCTAACATTTCATTAAAGCTGCTCGCAAGTAAACCAATTTCGTCCTTACGACTTCCTGCCTGCGAACGGACGGTAAGATCACCGTTTTTAGCAGATGCCATTTGATCTGAAATGGTCGCAATCGGACTAGCAATTAACTTGACTGTCCTTCGGGCGATAAATATGGATATTATAACAGCTAACAGGATGATCCCGATTGTCACGTAAAAGATATACGCTGTGTCCTTCGTTAATGCTTTTTGGGAAACGGATCCAACTAAATACCAGTCAGATGCTTCCGAAGCACTTTGGAACACTAATTGTCCATCATCGTTTATCATGTTCGCTTCAGTCTTAAAGTCTACTTCATAAGGATAGTCTTTTGAGATTTTTTCTAAATCTTGAGAGAAGACGATTTGGTTATTAGTATCAACAATATTAGCATCTCCATCTTCACCGAACTGGACTCCTTCCAGTGCAGTGGCGAACACGGCAGGGGTTAATTCAACGATTAATATATAATCTGTACCACTTATTCGTAACTTCTGAGCAAATGAAATCGTTGGTTCTTCGCTTGTTCCGGATACCCCTTTGCTTAAACCGCCAATCCATGCTGTCGGTCCATCATAATTAACTGCTTCTTTATACCAGTCATTAGCAAAAATTTCTTCCTCACTAATCGTTTGAGTTGAGGAGATAATACGTTCTTTTTCAGTATGTAACAAGTATAGACTGACGTTACTATCCACCGTGGTAATTTGTGTCAAGGCATCATCTACTTTACTTTTTAAGGAAAAATAATCGAAATTATTTGTTTTTTCATACGTATCAAGTTCACTTAACGTATTACTGAAGTTATCTGCCATTAATATTTCGGTAACACGATTTTTATACTGATTAATTAAATAGTCCAGTTTATCGGCTGATTGTGTAATCGTCTGTTCCGAAGCTTCCGTCACTTTTTCTTTTATAATTGCATTTGAAATAAAATAGGAAGCAATACCTACAATACATACACTGATTAATACCGTAGATAAAATATTAAATAGAATTTTTCTGCTGATAGAATGTTTTTTGGACACTGTAGCGTGATTTACAGCTGATTCTGTCTCCACAACATTATTATCCGCTTTCATTTTTTTCTTGCTAAAAAAAGAGAGTTTATTCCTTGTTGAGTTAAGAAAGTCCTTGGTTTTCCTGATCCCCAGCTTGTTTTTTCCTTTCCATTTCTTCGCCATCGTCCATCCTCCGCATTTAATAATTTAGTAAGTGCTTACAAAAGTAATGAATCTTTACAAATTATAAGCTGAATAATAAAAAAGTAATAGTACAATATGATTATAACATTAAACGGACTAAATATACGATAAGAAATTATTTTTTTAATTTTTTGTAAAAATACAAGACTATAGAACTATAGGAAAGTCATGAAAACTTAAGTCCACACTTATTGTAGTTTTGAAAAAAAGTTTGATACAATCAATTTAATATACTTGTTTCTGAAGAAAATCCACTATCATTCCTGAAGGGTGTATGATGACTAAACATAGGATCTATACGATGAGTTTCGCAGCTGTCTATCCTCATTATATTACGAAAACGGAGAAAAAAAGGTCGTACAAAAGCAGAAGTCGATGAAATTATTGGTTGGTTGACAGGTTATAGTCAGGAAGAGTTAGATGCGCATCTGGAAAAAAAGACAAACATTGAGAACTTTTTTTCGGAAGCTCCCCAAATGAATCCTTCACGTAATCTAATCAAAGGTGTTATCTGCGGTGTGCGAGTAGAAGATATCGAAGAACCATTGATGCAGGAGATTCGCTATTTGGATAAACTGATAAATGAGTTAGCAAAAGGAAAAGCGATGGAAAAGATTTTAAGGAAGTAATTATTATAAAAACTGATAAGATGTACTCTTAAATACAAAAAACGGGCTTGATACCTTTTATGAGATATCAAGCCCGTTTGATTTGTTTCAAGTTTATTTGCAACCGTCTCCGTCGCAATAGCTGCCTTGCTCTGTATTTAGACTTTCAAATGGCTGTTTTTTTTCTTCTTCCATTACTTTCTCAATTGCTTGCATAAATGTTTCAATTGGTTGCGCACCTGAAATAGCATATTTTTTGTTGAAGACAAAGAATGGTACGCCAGTTACACCTAAGCTTCTAGCTGTTTCTTCATCATTTCTGACGTCATTTGCATAGCTTGCTTCATCTTCGAGAATAGCTGCAACCTCATCATGATTAAAAGCTAATTCGTCTGTAATGGCAAGTAATGTCTCTTTGTCACTTAGATTTTTTGATAACGTAAAATAATTGTAAAGCATCGTGTCAACATATTCTGCTTCTCTATCTATCGTTGCTGCATATTTACTGATACGATGAGCATCAAACGTATTACCAGGCTTCATAGTGTCAAAAACAAAATCCAAGCCGACAGCTTTTGCTTGTTCACCGATCTGCTGATTAGCCTGCTTTGCCTGATCTAAAGACATATTGTATTTTTTCGCTAACATTTCATGTATATTTCCTCCTGCATACTTAGGTGTATCAGGATCAAGTTCAAAACTTTTATAATCTATGGTTACATCAATCGGATGTGGAAAGCGTTCAATCGCTTGTTCAAGTCTTTTTTTACCTATATAACAAAAAGGACATACAAAATCTGACCAAATTTCAATTTGCATGATAACACCTCACTTTGAATTCTATCCTATTCTGACATAAATACATGCCTCAGAAAAGGAATATGCTTAAGAAGAGGTATTATTTGTGTTGTTTATCGTCGTCTTCCGTGATTTTCTCAATGATTTCATCTTTGATCTCATCATAAATCTTATCTTTGAAATCATCATACAATTCATCTTTAAAATCTTCATAAAAATCGCTTTTCATATCTTGATATAAGTCGTCTTTTACATCATTACGAACATTATCAATGAACTCATCTTTAAAATCCTCGGTAAATTCATTTTTGAATTCACTTTTGACCCGTTTTTCTCTTCTGCGCCTTTTCAACCGCTGATCTATCTTCCAATCTTTGCCCAGTGTGATGGCGATCGATATGATCATGAGTATCATGATGATCGCGAACGGTAAAGCAGCTATGATGGAAGCGGTTTGTAATGCATTGAGTCCACCACCGCCACTAAACAATAACACGCTTGCTGCACCTGCAATTAATAGTCCCCAGACCACTTTTACTGACATTTTCGGTTCCAAATCACCGTTCGAAGTCATCGATCCAAGCACAAAGGAAGCAGAATCGGCTGAAGTGATAAAGAAAATCAAAATCAAGATTATTGCTAAAGTGTTGGTTATGAAGCTTAATGGCCACTCATTTAACATCGCAAACAGGGCTAATTCAACATCTGAGTTGATTAACTCATTAAGTCCACCAGCACCATACATTTCAACATTTAAACCGGTACCTCCAAAAGTTGTAAACCAAAGGAGCGCTAATAATGAAGGTACAATTAAAACACCTGCCATAAATTCTCGAATGGTACGTCCTTTCGATATTCTGGCAATGAAAATCCCCATAAATGGAGCCCATGATATATGCCAAGCCCAAAAGAAAATTGTATTGGTTCCGAGCCATTCACTTTCAGAAAATGGTGTTAACGTTAATGCCATTGGTACAACATTTGTTATATATCCACCGAGGGTGGTAACGAAGCTTTCCGCAATAAACAAAGTAGGACCTACTATGATAACAAATAAAAGCAGTAGTCCTGCTACAACGAGGTTGGCATTACTTAATATTTTGATCCCTTTATCCAACCCTCTGGCTGCTGATATTAAAAACAATACAGTCACAACACAAATGATAACGAGTTGTGTCCAAGGAGTGTTCGGAATTGGCGTAATATAAGATAACCCGCCAGTAATCTGCATCGCACTTAAACCGAAAGTCGTTGCAACCCCTGTACAAGTAGCGATAACAGCTAGCGTATCAATTGTTTTTCCTGCCCAGCCGTTGACACGATCTCCTAGCATTGGATAAAAAGCGGAGCTGATTAAGGCAGGACGGTCTTTACGATACTGTACGTAGGCTAGAGTCATCCCTACAATCGAGAATATTGCCCATGGATGCAGTGACCAGTGATAAGATCCGTAACGTAAACCTGCAAGAGCCGCTTCCCTTGTGCCGGGTTCATAACCGAGTGGAGGATCCATATAATAAAGTACAGGTTCGGCAACACCCCAGAAAACAAAGCCAACTCCAATTCCGGCAGCAAAAAGCATTCCGATCCAGGAAAACCAAGAATATTCAGGTCTGTCATCCGGCTTGCCAAGTCGTATTTTACCGTAAGGACTTAATGCCAATACAATAACGAAAAGCACAAATAGTGCAGTAATGAGCATATAGAACCATCCGAAATTGGTGATCATCCATTCTAGTCCAGTACTGGCAGCATCACTTAATGAGCTTGGAGAAAGTGCGCCCCATAATACAAATATCGCCACTAAAATTGCCGAAGCGATAAAAACAAATCCTATTTTTCCTGCTTTTTTGTCTAATTGATTAGTTGTCATATGTATGTCAGCAATAGGATAGCTGACAAGTTCCCCCTTTCAATTTAGTTATGGATTTCTAATTTCTGTTAATGAATATACACTTCTTGTACCCTAATTGTAGTTAAATAATCATCAGAATATGAAAATTGTTAACTACTTTTGTACACATTCCACTGATTATAGTAATGAGAGGATTACATGTCAAATGCCAAAGCAACTTCAGGAACTATCGCATAAACTACAGTGAGCCGATCATTTATCGAATGCTTTCGTGAGTGAAGACTCATTATCAAATCAGAGGAGGTGTTCAGGATGCCAGAAATTTTATATGCTTTAAAAGAAGATTTCTATTTCATAGTGCCTGCACTATGGTTTATCGGTTATGCCTGCAAAAGAACACCCTTTATTCCTGATTGGTTGATTATTTGGATTTTGCTGTGTATAGGCATACTCGCGTCAGGCAATTTGTATGGATGGACCATACAATCTATGGCAGATGGAGTCATAGTAACTGGCATGGCAGTGTTCAGTCATCAAATTGTAAAACAGACTTATCATAGAGATGGAAAAATATAAAAAGGAGGAAATAATATGGCAAAGTTTAAAGGGTATACGATTACTAGTCCGTATGGAAATCGGTCACATCCTATATCCAGCAGTAGTGATTTTCATTCTGGTGTAGATTTAGTGAAGTACCACAAGGCGCCAATTTCAGCTTTTACTTCTGGTACCGTAATTTATGCAGGTTTTGGAAATAATGGTACAGGCTTGGGCGGATATGGAAATGTAGTTTTGCTAAGAGATCGTAATAACAGGGAGCAAATGTATGCACACTTAGATTCAGTGGTGGTAACGAAAGGGCAAACAATTGCGCAAAATCAAGTGATAGGTTATCAGGGAAGTACAGGTTACGTGACAGGATCACATTTACATTATGAAGTGAGGAAAATAGTAGAAGCAAAACCGCCATATGGTTATCGTCCTGATAAGAAGTCATCTACACTCAATCCGATTCCGTATTTGAATAATTTTGATCTGGATGGCCTTCTGGAAACTGGAGACTCAGGTTCAGTGGTAAGAAAATTACAACGTGATTTAATAAAATTAGGTTTCGCACTACCTAAATACGGTGCAGATGGTGTATTTGGGCAAGAAACAGAATCTGCTGTTCGTTCCTTTCAATCGGCAGAAAATCTGGCGGTTGATGGGATTGTAGGACCCAACACAAATGCCAAGCTAGACAAACAAACTACCTTAGTATCTAATTATCCCGGCATCATTAAAAATGGTAGCAGAGGCGACGTTGTACGAATTATTCAGCGCCGGGTGTTTGCAAAGGCAGATGGTATCTTCGGAACACAAACAGAAAAAAAGGTGAAAGAATACCAACAACGAAATGGTCTAAAAGTAGATGGGATTGTTGGACCTAAAACATGGGGGAAGTTATTTGGGTAATTCTTCAGAAGGATGGCTGCTATTATGGCAGTCTTCTTTTTAACTTAAAAAGTCCATTTTCCTGTTTACACAAAACAGGATTATACATACGAAAATAAAAGAATAATAGAGAAAAATGAACATAAATGCGTTTTTTTACTGGTTTAATGATTGGCGTAATTATGGTATGATTCGATTTGTTCATTACGGCAAGTTTCTCAGATGCGATCTGAGAGTAAACGAATAGAAAGAGGTGCTTCATGAACTTATCGAAAATAAGACAGGATTGGTTCAGCAATATAAAAGGTGATATATTGTCCGGTATTGTTGTTGCGTTAGCATTAATTCCAGAGGCTATAGCCTTCTCTATTATTGCTGGTGTCGATCCAATGGTTGGTTTATATGCTTCCTTCTGTATGGCCGTTATCATTTCCTTTGTAGGAGGAAGACCTGGAATGATTTCAGCAGCAACGGGAGCAATGGCATTATTAATGGTGAATTTAGTTGCTGATCACGGATTGCAATATTTATTTGCAGCAACAATTCTAACAGGAATTATTCAAATTGTATTTGGTGTTTTTAAATTAGCAACGGTGATGAAATTTGTTCCACGTTCCGTGATGGTAGGGTTTGTCAATGCACTTGCTATCCTGATTTTTACAGCGCAACTTGACCATTTCAAAGGGGAAGGATTCGTGATGTATGTCCTAGTTGCATTGACACTTGCTATCATATACCTTTTTCCTAGAATAACAAAAGTGGTTCCATCAACTTTGGTAGCTATTATTGCTGTAACTGCTATTTCTTTATATTTTGGTTTTGACGTTCGAAGTGTAGGTGATTTAGGCAATTTAAGTTCTGATTTGCCAGCATTTCTCATTCCCGACATTCCATTAAATTTTGAAACATTAGCTATCATTTTTCCTTATTCCCTTTCATTAGCAGTAGTAGGCTTATTAGAATCATTGCTAACAGCTAATATAGTGGATGATATGACAGACACTGAAAGTAATAAAAATCAAGAAAGTCGAGGACAAGGGATTGCTAATATTGTAACAGGCTTTTTTGGAGGTATGGCTGGTTGTGCTATGATCGGACAATCTGTTATTAATGTCAAATCAGGTGGACGTGGAAGGCTGTCCACGTTTGTGGCAGGTATCTTCTTAATATTTTTAATATTTGTTTTAGGAGATGTTGTCGTCCGTATTCCAATGGCTGCTTTAGCAGGAGTCATGTTTATGGTATCCATTAGTACCTTTGACTGGTCATCCATCACCACCCTTCACAAAGTACCACGAACAGATGCAGTTGTAATGGTTGTAACAGTTCTGTCTGTGGTGATGACTCACAACTTGTCTATTGGTGTACTAGCAGGCGTGCTGTTAAGTGCGATTTTCTTTGCAGCGAAAATATCCAAGGTACAAGTAACCCAGATTATTGCGGTAGAAGGACAGAAAAGAATATATAAAGTAGATGGTCAAATTTTCTTTGCATCTGTTAATGATTTTGTAGACAAATTTAATTTTCAAGATGATATTAAGGAAGTGGAAATTGACTTAACCCATGCTCACTTGTGGGACGATTCTGCGGTAGGTGCTCTAGATAAAATAGAAATGAAATTCGAACAAAATGAAGTAAACGTCCAGTATGTCGGTTTAAATGATGAAAGTAAGTCACTGAAAAAGAAAATCGGTGGTTTATCGAAAGCTTCAGGCCACTAATCGATAAATGAGGTGAACGGATGTATCGAATAATATTATTAGCTTCTGACGGCTCCGAGCATTCATTACGTGCCGCATCACATGCTGTAGCATTAGCGAAAATTGAAAATAGCAAAATAGATGTTGTTTACGCAGTCGATGGCAAAACTTCAAAAGAAGATGTGTTACATGGTTTGGATAAATATCAGGTGTAGAAAGAGAGCTAAAATTAAAACCAGTGTTAGATGTGATGAAAGAGACAAGCATTGTATGTGAATCACATGTCATACACGGTGAACCTGGGCCTGCTATTGTCTCGTTTGCCAACGATCATTTCTACGATG includes the following:
- a CDS encoding methyl-accepting chemotaxis protein, whose protein sequence is MAKKWKGKNKLGIRKTKDFLNSTRNKLSFFSKKKMKADNNVVETESAVNHATVSKKHSISRKILFNILSTVLISVCIVGIASYFISNAIIKEKVTEASEQTITQSADKLDYLINQYKNRVTEILMADNFSNTLSELDTYEKTNNFDYFSLKSKVDDALTQITTVDSNVSLYLLHTEKERIISSTQTISEEEIFANDWYKEAVNYDGPTAWIGGLSKGVSGTSEEPTISFAQKLRISGTDYILIVELTPAVFATALEGVQFGEDGDANIVDTNNQIVFSQDLEKISKDYPYEVDFKTEANMINDDGQLVFQSASEASDWYLVGSVSQKALTKDTAYIFYVTIGIILLAVIISIFIARRTVKLIASPIATISDQMASAKNGDLTVRSQAGSRKDEIGLLASSFNEMLENIGVMMNQTRTSANKVLEAAIELTDISQMQSQSAKEVAAASEEIASGATGLTDEAERGNTLAASIHDEVENVYQNNGVMENHAVEVLERSHEGLEKMNELVVKTKDGEQMTNALAAKVDTLKESTEQINQVMEMLTNIAQQTNLLSLNAAIEAARAGEAGQGFAVVADEIRKLSTQSKDSIDKVDEITTGIVNEVNETLQVLEAATPRFKEQVIQAEDTQLILNGVGDSMSTFTGKIQEVTRSIQQLRESQEVLTSTIHQVSATAEESSAISEEVSATTEEQLKVSESLVTTSDQLKELSEELQNMMRKFKI
- a CDS encoding BCCT family transporter, whose translation is MTTNQLDKKAGKIGFVFIASAILVAIFVLWGALSPSSLSDAASTGLEWMITNFGWFYMLITALFVLFVIVLALSPYGKIRLGKPDDRPEYSWFSWIGMLFAAGIGVGFVFWGVAEPVLYYMDPPLGYEPGTREAALAGLRYGSYHWSLHPWAIFSIVGMTLAYVQYRKDRPALISSAFYPMLGDRVNGWAGKTIDTLAVIATCTGVATTFGLSAMQITGGLSYITPIPNTPWTQLVIICVVTVLFLISAARGLDKGIKILSNANLVVAGLLLLFVIIVGPTLFIAESFVTTLGGYITNVVPMALTLTPFSESEWLGTNTIFFWAWHISWAPFMGIFIARISKGRTIREFMAGVLIVPSLLALLWFTTFGGTGLNVEMYGAGGLNELINSDVELALFAMLNEWPLSFITNTLAIILILIFFITSADSASFVLGSMTSNGDLEPKMSVKVVWGLLIAGAASVLLFSGGGGLNALQTASIIAALPFAIIMILMIISIAITLGKDWKIDQRLKRRRREKRVKSEFKNEFTEDFKDEFIDNVRNDVKDDLYQDMKSDFYEDFKDELYDDFKDKIYDEIKDEIIEKITEDDDKQHK
- a CDS encoding phage holin family protein codes for the protein MPEILYALKEDFYFIVPALWFIGYACKRTPFIPDWLIIWILLCIGILASGNLYGWTIQSMADGVIVTGMAVFSHQIVKQTYHRDGKI
- a CDS encoding DsbA family oxidoreductase, with product MQIEIWSDFVCPFCYIGKKRLEQAIERFPHPIDVTIDYKSFELDPDTPKYAGGNIHEMLAKKYNMSLDQAKQANQQIGEQAKAVGLDFVFDTMKPGNTFDAHRISKYAATIDREAEYVDTMLYNYFTLSKNLSDKETLLAITDELAFNHDEVAAILEDEASYANDVRNDEETARSLGVTGVPFFVFNKKYAISGAQPIETFMQAIEKVMEEEKKQPFESLNTEQGSYCDGDGCK
- a CDS encoding peptidoglycan-binding protein encodes the protein MAKFKGYTITSPYGNRSHPISSSSDFHSGVDLVKYHKAPISAFTSGTVIYAGFGNNGTGLGGYGNVVLLRDRNNREQMYAHLDSVVVTKGQTIAQNQVIGYQGSTGYVTGSHLHYEVRKIVEAKPPYGYRPDKKSSTLNPIPYLNNFDLDGLLETGDSGSVVRKLQRDLIKLGFALPKYGADGVFGQETESAVRSFQSAENLAVDGIVGPNTNAKLDKQTTLVSNYPGIIKNGSRGDVVRIIQRRVFAKADGIFGTQTEKKVKEYQQRNGLKVDGIVGPKTWGKLFG
- a CDS encoding SulP family inorganic anion transporter, which produces MNLSKIRQDWFSNIKGDILSGIVVALALIPEAIAFSIIAGVDPMVGLYASFCMAVIISFVGGRPGMISAATGAMALLMVNLVADHGLQYLFAATILTGIIQIVFGVFKLATVMKFVPRSVMVGFVNALAILIFTAQLDHFKGEGFVMYVLVALTLAIIYLFPRITKVVPSTLVAIIAVTAISLYFGFDVRSVGDLGNLSSDLPAFLIPDIPLNFETLAIIFPYSLSLAVVGLLESLLTANIVDDMTDTESNKNQESRGQGIANIVTGFFGGMAGCAMIGQSVINVKSGGRGRLSTFVAGIFLIFLIFVLGDVVVRIPMAALAGVMFMVSISTFDWSSITTLHKVPRTDAVVMVVTVLSVVMTHNLSIGVLAGVLLSAIFFAAKISKVQVTQIIAVEGQKRIYKVDGQIFFASVNDFVDKFNFQDDIKEVEIDLTHAHLWDDSAVGALDKIEMKFEQNEVNVQYVGLNDESKSLKKKIGGLSKASGH